From Macrobrachium rosenbergii isolate ZJJX-2024 chromosome 55, ASM4041242v1, whole genome shotgun sequence, a single genomic window includes:
- the LOC136835306 gene encoding jupiter microtubule associated homolog 1-like — MSTTTTFVGISDNQRISSRVLKPPGGGSSISFDDDFESRNTGSKSTQVQAAPQKNEEQQSPNAEITSDSSPSVTPEGDATNSAMENSSPSDTNTATDKGVDLNGAVTKEASGSSSPSLSKLDTQARLFGKEPPKENTNPRLRDHQRSSIFF, encoded by the coding sequence ATGAGTACGACAACTACTTTCGTCGGTATTAGTGATAACCAACGCATCAGCAGCAGGGTTCTGAAGCCGCCTGGTGGTGGCTCTTCGATCTCctttgatgatgattttgaaTCGAGAAACACAGGAAGCAAGTCTACCCAAGTTCAAGCAGCTCCTCAGAAAAATGAAGAGCAACAGTCTCCAAATGCTGAAATTACTAGCGACAGTTCTCCATCGGTAACTCCTGAAGGAGATGCCACTAACTCAGCCATGGAAAATAGTTCCCCCTCTGATACCAACACTGCCACTGACAAAGGTGTTGATCTAAATGGCGCCGTTACTAAGGAGGCAAGTGGCTCATCATCTCCTAGCTTATCAAAGCTGGACACTCAAGCTCGTCTCTTTGGGAAGGAGCCTCCAAAGGAGAATACTAACCCTCGATTGAGGGATCACCAACGCAGTAgcattttcttttga